Proteins from a single region of Starkeya sp. ORNL1:
- a CDS encoding type II secretion system F family protein: protein MEGLWVPLLATLAAGGLAYVFIFPLLSGERAAERRMRDVAMTDAVVRRTKRGAPDPAVTRRQQVEESLKELDARRRNARRPPLQVRITQAGLTWSRQRFLIISVVLGILALLLAVIFRWPIYLALGVGFVAGFGLPRWLLNWLKKRREQKFLREFPNAVDVIVRGVKSGLPLGDCIRVVASESQEPVRGEFRHIVETQALGIPLSDACARLFERVPLAETSFFTIVVSIQAKSGGNLSETLGNLSRVLRERRKMQEKIQAMSMEAKASAAIIGSLPIAVMLLVYLSTPSYIALLWTEPLGRLMLAGSAFWMFTGILVMRKMINFDF, encoded by the coding sequence ATGGAGGGGCTCTGGGTTCCGCTGCTCGCCACGCTCGCTGCCGGCGGCCTCGCCTATGTCTTCATCTTCCCGCTGCTCTCCGGGGAGCGGGCGGCCGAGCGGCGCATGCGCGACGTCGCCATGACCGACGCCGTGGTGCGCCGGACCAAGCGCGGCGCGCCTGATCCTGCTGTCACGCGCCGCCAGCAGGTCGAGGAATCGCTGAAGGAGCTCGATGCGCGGCGCCGCAATGCGCGCCGACCGCCGCTGCAGGTGCGCATCACCCAGGCCGGGCTGACCTGGAGCCGTCAGCGCTTCCTCATCATCAGCGTGGTGCTCGGCATCCTCGCTCTGCTGCTGGCCGTCATCTTCCGCTGGCCGATCTATCTCGCCCTCGGTGTGGGCTTCGTCGCCGGCTTCGGCCTGCCGCGCTGGCTGCTGAACTGGCTGAAGAAGCGGCGCGAGCAGAAATTCCTGCGTGAATTCCCCAATGCGGTGGATGTCATCGTGCGGGGCGTGAAATCCGGCCTGCCGCTCGGCGACTGCATCCGCGTCGTCGCCTCCGAATCCCAGGAGCCGGTGCGCGGCGAATTCCGCCACATCGTCGAGACCCAGGCGCTCGGCATTCCGCTGTCCGATGCCTGCGCCCGGCTGTTCGAGCGCGTGCCACTCGCCGAGACCAGCTTCTTCACCATCGTCGTGTCGATCCAGGCGAAGTCCGGCGGCAATCTTTCCGAGACGCTCGGCAATCTCTCCCGCGTGCTGCGCGAGCGGCGGAAGATGCAGGAGAAGATCCAGGCGATGAGCATGGAGGCCAAGGCTTCCGCCGCCATCATCGGCTCGCTGCCGATCGCGGTGATGCTGCTCGTCTATCTCTCGACGCCGTCCTACATCGCGCTCTTGTGGACCGAGCCGCTCGGCCGGTTGATGCTCGCAGGATCAGCGTTCTGGATGTTCACCGGCATCCTCGTGATGCGCAAGATGATCAATTTCGACTTCTGA
- a CDS encoding CpaF family protein: protein MFGKRGTSGGALPVSRPTATPQVAPPRDPAAPVPGAYASAPAAYVSASAPPPPPRRSDGFYETKSQIFGALIEAIDLTQLARLDAASAREEIRDIINEIIAIKNIVMSISEQEELLEDICNDVLGYGPLEPLLARDDIADIMVNGADTVYIEVQGKIERSHVRFRDNQQLLNICQRIVSQIGRRVDESSPICDARLPDGSRVNVIAPPLSIDGPTLTIRKFKRDKLTLDQLERFGSISPEGAEVLKIIGRCRVNTLISGGTGSGKTTLLNCLTRYIDDDERVITCEDAAELQLQQPHVVRLETRPPNLEGEGQVTMRDLVRNCLRMRPERIIVGEVRGPEAFDLLQAMNTGHDGSMGTLHANSPREAMSRLESMITMGGFALPSRTLREMIVSSIDIIVQAARLRDGSRRITHITEVLGMEGDVIITQDLFVYEMLGEDAHGRILGRHRSTGIGRPRFWDRARYYGEDVRLAKALDAAELAEPIRS from the coding sequence ATGTTCGGCAAGCGAGGCACGAGCGGAGGGGCCCTACCGGTCAGCAGACCCACTGCGACGCCGCAGGTCGCCCCGCCGCGCGACCCGGCCGCCCCGGTACCGGGAGCCTATGCGTCGGCGCCCGCCGCCTATGTCTCGGCGTCGGCCCCGCCACCGCCGCCGCGGCGCTCGGACGGTTTCTACGAGACCAAGAGCCAGATCTTCGGCGCGCTGATCGAGGCCATCGACCTCACCCAGCTGGCCCGGCTCGACGCGGCTTCCGCGCGCGAGGAAATCCGCGACATCATCAACGAGATCATCGCGATCAAGAACATCGTGATGTCGATCTCCGAGCAGGAGGAACTGCTCGAGGACATCTGCAACGACGTGCTCGGCTATGGTCCGCTCGAGCCGCTGCTGGCGCGCGACGACATTGCCGACATCATGGTGAACGGCGCCGACACCGTTTACATCGAGGTGCAGGGCAAGATCGAGCGCAGCCATGTCCGGTTTCGCGACAATCAGCAGCTGCTCAATATCTGCCAGCGCATCGTCAGCCAGATCGGTCGCCGCGTCGATGAATCGAGCCCGATCTGCGACGCCCGCCTGCCGGACGGCTCGCGCGTCAACGTCATCGCCCCGCCGCTCTCCATCGACGGACCGACGCTGACCATCCGCAAGTTCAAGCGCGACAAGCTGACCCTCGACCAGCTGGAACGCTTCGGCTCGATCTCGCCGGAAGGCGCCGAGGTGCTGAAGATCATCGGCCGCTGCCGGGTCAATACGTTGATCTCCGGCGGCACCGGTTCCGGCAAGACCACGCTGCTCAACTGTCTCACCCGCTATATTGACGACGACGAGCGCGTCATCACCTGCGAGGACGCCGCGGAATTGCAGCTCCAGCAGCCGCATGTGGTGCGGTTGGAAACGCGGCCACCGAACCTCGAAGGCGAGGGCCAGGTGACGATGCGCGATCTGGTGCGAAACTGCCTGCGCATGCGGCCCGAGCGCATCATCGTCGGCGAGGTGCGCGGACCCGAGGCATTCGACCTCTTGCAGGCGATGAACACCGGCCATGACGGCTCGATGGGCACGTTGCACGCCAACTCGCCGCGCGAGGCGATGTCGCGTCTTGAATCCATGATCACCATGGGCGGCTTCGCGCTGCCCTCGCGCACGCTGCGCGAGATGATTGTCTCCTCCATCGACATCATCGTGCAGGCGGCGCGCCTGCGCGACGGCTCGCGCCGCATCACCCACATCACCGAGGTGCTGGGGATGGAGGGCGACGTCATCATCACCCAGGACCTGTTCGTCTACGAGATGCTCGGCGAGGACGCCCACGGCCGAATCCTCGGCCGTCATCGTTCGACCGGCATCGGCCGGCCGCGCTTCTGGGACCGCGCCAGATATTATGGCGAGGATGTGCGGCTGGCGAAGGCGCTCGACGCCGCCGAGCTCGCCGAGCCGATACGGAGCTGA
- a CDS encoding type II secretion system F family protein, producing MVDAIIDKLHDVQFMATLFTMIAAVATVFTFAMPYLSDDLEKRMRTVAIERDRIRARERERLARGQEKIELRKAPKAYMQQAVEQLNLRKWLGEEHVRLTLMKAGYRGQSPYVVYLFFRMVVPIALILVSALYLFVLAPPDYPAIMRLGAVIFAAYLGLKAPDLFLANKIQRRQFSIRRAFPDALDLMLICVESGMSIETAFQRVSKEIGAQSVDLAEELTLATAELSFLPDRRQAYENLAQRVDLEGVRAVCTALIQSERYGTPLGQTLRVLAQENRDLRMSAAEKKAAALPPQLTVPMILFFLPVLFIVILGPAAIKLMAIR from the coding sequence ATGGTCGATGCGATCATCGATAAGCTGCACGACGTCCAGTTCATGGCGACGCTGTTCACCATGATCGCGGCGGTGGCGACGGTGTTCACCTTCGCCATGCCCTATCTGTCGGATGATCTCGAGAAGCGCATGCGCACCGTCGCCATCGAGCGCGACCGTATCCGCGCCCGGGAGCGTGAGCGCCTCGCCCGCGGCCAGGAGAAGATCGAGCTGCGCAAGGCGCCTAAGGCCTACATGCAGCAGGCAGTGGAGCAACTGAACCTGCGCAAATGGCTGGGCGAGGAGCATGTCCGCCTCACCTTGATGAAGGCGGGCTATCGGGGGCAGAGCCCCTATGTCGTCTATCTGTTCTTCCGCATGGTGGTGCCGATCGCGCTGATCCTGGTGTCGGCGCTCTATCTCTTCGTGCTGGCGCCGCCGGATTATCCGGCCATCATGCGGCTCGGCGCCGTCATCTTCGCCGCGTATCTCGGCCTCAAGGCGCCGGACCTGTTCCTCGCCAACAAGATCCAGCGCCGGCAATTCTCCATCCGCCGGGCCTTCCCGGATGCGCTGGACCTGATGCTGATCTGCGTCGAATCCGGCATGTCGATCGAGACCGCCTTCCAGCGGGTGAGCAAGGAGATCGGCGCGCAGTCGGTCGATCTCGCCGAGGAACTGACGCTGGCGACTGCCGAGCTGTCGTTCCTGCCGGATCGCCGGCAAGCCTATGAGAATCTCGCGCAGCGCGTTGACCTCGAAGGGGTGAGGGCAGTGTGCACCGCGCTGATCCAGTCTGAGCGCTACGGCACCCCGCTTGGCCAGACGCTACGCGTGCTGGCGCAGGAGAATCGCGACCTGCGCATGAGCGCGGCGGAGAAGAAGGCGGCTGCGCTGCCGCCTCAGCTCACCGTGCCGATGATCCTGTTCTTCCTGCCGGTACTGTTCATCGTCATTCTCGGCCCGGCGGCCATCAAGCTGATGGCCATTCGCTGA